The genomic segment TAGATGTTCACTTAATGATTGAAAAGCCGGAACGTTACATTGAAGAATTCGCGAAGGTAGGAGCTGATATTATTACGGTTCATTATGAATCTACTGTTCATTTGCATAGAACTTTAAGACAAATTAAGGATGCCGGTTGCAAAGCTGGAATTGTTCTTAATATCACGACTCCACTGACTGTTTTAGAAGACATTTTACCTGAATGTTACATGATATTATTGATGTCTATAAACCCAGGTTTTGGAGGACAGAAATTTGAAGATATCACCTACAAACGTGTAAAAAACCTGCGAAAAATGATAAACGAGCAAGGTCTAGATACACGCATTGAAATAGATGGAGGTGTCACTGATAAAAATATCCAAAAATTAGTTGAAGCCGGAGCTGATGCCTTTGTTGCTGGAAGTCATGTTTTTAAAAGTGAGAACCCAACAGCGACTATTAAAACTTTAAAAGCATTAGCCAATTCTTAAAATAAATAGTATCTGAATCGCATAATTATAA from the Winogradskyella helgolandensis genome contains:
- the rpe gene encoding ribulose-phosphate 3-epimerase, with amino-acid sequence MASKIIAPSMLAADFGNLQRDTEMVNHSDADWFHIDVMDGHFVPNISYGMPVIAAIKKHATKPLDVHLMIEKPERYIEEFAKVGADIITVHYESTVHLHRTLRQIKDAGCKAGIVLNITTPLTVLEDILPECYMILLMSINPGFGGQKFEDITYKRVKNLRKMINEQGLDTRIEIDGGVTDKNIQKLVEAGADAFVAGSHVFKSENPTATIKTLKALANS